A region of Pirellulales bacterium DNA encodes the following proteins:
- a CDS encoding response regulator yields MPALDKAPILLVDDVPDKLLAIGAVLEELQQPLVSVRSGTDALRQLLHQEFAVILLDVNMPELDGFETAALIRQRKSSEHTPIIFLTAFPDDRFAVRGYQLGAVDFVLTPVVPEILRAKVSVFVDLYRMTLQVKRQAAEHIALVEERAARVAAERANRAKDEFLANVSHELRTPMNAIIGMTDLALEEPLPPLVDKYLGMVKSNARLLLDLLNDILDFSKYRSGKFDLRSIPFGLREIIFELVQTFDYRASEKGLQLSASIAPEVPNRFLGDSLRLRQVLMNLLSNAVKFTHQGTVTIEIGLESDTPEEANLRFAVVDTGIGISATDQQHVFAPFAQVDSSTTRQHGGTGLGLSIASDLIRAMGGRLDLHSELGKGSTFFFVVPIRHEPQSAAPNGQPAAAQSVESSRDLPPTAQHEPEAKGAAGKDTATKPDYDRPTKSASAADSPSGKLRVLLVEDLPANQMLVVHVLKRRGHEVEVAKNGIQAVELASQHPFDLVLMDLQMPDMDGFEATAAIRALPQGGQMPIVALTAHALPADRDRCLAAGMDDYLAKPLDIRQLVEVVEANAHRGVTTGATRSPPS; encoded by the coding sequence ATGCCCGCTCTCGATAAGGCCCCGATTCTGCTGGTCGACGATGTGCCGGACAAGCTTTTGGCGATCGGCGCCGTTCTTGAAGAATTGCAACAGCCGCTGGTCTCCGTTCGCTCGGGAACCGACGCGCTGCGCCAACTGCTGCACCAGGAATTCGCGGTCATCTTGCTCGATGTAAACATGCCGGAGCTCGATGGTTTCGAAACCGCGGCCTTGATCCGCCAGCGGAAAAGCAGCGAGCACACGCCGATCATCTTTCTCACCGCCTTCCCCGACGATCGCTTCGCGGTGCGCGGTTACCAGCTCGGAGCCGTCGATTTCGTGCTGACGCCGGTGGTGCCCGAAATTCTGCGGGCCAAAGTGTCGGTATTCGTCGATCTCTATCGCATGACGCTGCAAGTCAAGCGGCAGGCCGCCGAGCATATCGCACTGGTCGAGGAACGCGCCGCTCGCGTTGCCGCCGAAAGGGCCAACCGCGCCAAAGATGAATTCCTCGCCAATGTCAGCCACGAGTTGCGCACTCCGATGAACGCCATTATCGGCATGACCGATCTGGCGCTGGAAGAGCCGTTGCCCCCGCTGGTGGACAAATATCTCGGAATGGTGAAGTCGAATGCCCGGCTGCTGTTGGATTTGTTGAACGATATTCTGGATTTCTCGAAATATCGCTCGGGCAAATTCGATTTGCGGAGCATTCCGTTCGGCCTGCGAGAAATCATTTTCGAACTGGTCCAGACGTTCGACTATCGCGCCTCGGAAAAAGGTCTGCAGCTCTCGGCCAGTATCGCGCCGGAGGTGCCCAATCGATTCCTCGGCGATTCGCTACGGCTGCGGCAGGTGCTGATGAATCTGCTCTCGAACGCGGTAAAATTCACGCACCAAGGCACGGTCACGATCGAAATCGGCCTTGAATCCGACACGCCCGAGGAAGCGAATCTCCGCTTTGCCGTCGTCGATACGGGGATCGGCATTTCGGCGACGGATCAGCAGCACGTGTTCGCGCCGTTCGCTCAGGTGGATTCATCAACCACCCGGCAGCATGGCGGGACCGGATTGGGCCTCTCAATCGCCTCCGATTTGATCCGCGCCATGGGCGGAAGGCTCGATTTGCACAGCGAGTTGGGAAAAGGAAGCACGTTTTTCTTTGTCGTGCCCATCCGCCACGAACCACAATCGGCTGCGCCCAATGGCCAGCCTGCCGCCGCGCAATCCGTCGAATCGAGCCGCGATCTTCCGCCGACCGCACAGCACGAACCGGAGGCGAAAGGGGCTGCTGGGAAGGACACAGCCACAAAACCGGATTACGATCGTCCAACCAAATCGGCCTCCGCGGCCGATTCGCCGTCCGGCAAATTGCGCGTGCTGCTCGTCGAAGATTTGCCGGCCAACCAGATGCTTGTGGTTCACGTGCTCAAACGGCGCGGACATGAAGTCGAAGTCGCCAAGAATGGCATTCAAGCCGTCGAGCTCGCGTCGCAACATCCGTTCGACTTGGTGCTAATGGATTTGCAAATGCCCGACATGGACGGGTTCGAGGCCACGGCGGCGATCCGAGCGTTGCCGCAGGGCGGGCAAATGCCGATCGTGGCCCTCACGGCTCATGCGCTGCCGGCCGACCGGGATCGATGTCTTGCCGCCGGAATGGACGACTATCTTGCAAAGCCACTGGATATTCGGCAATTGGTCGAAGTGGTCGAAGCGAATGCCCATCGCGGCGTGACCACCGGCGCGACGCGCAGCCCGCCATCCTAG